From Micromonospora rifamycinica, a single genomic window includes:
- a CDS encoding MFS transporter → MTRARLHPAWTVAAVAFVALVGAAGFRATPSVLLHPLHAEFRWPLATISAAVSVNLLLYGLTAPFAAALMDRFGIRRVVAGALALVALGSGLTVFMTASWQLILCWGVLVGLGTGSMALAFVATVTGRWFVRRRGLVTGVLTAGGTAGQLVFLPLLAVLVRDHGWRTAALVVAGAALAVVPLVVWWLREHPADLGLPAYGATEVTPRPPSTGGAAARAVAAFAAAARTRPFWLLAGGFAICGATTNGLVGTHFVPAAHDHGMPQTTAAGLLALVGLFDIVGVVASGWLTDRMDSRLLLAGYYGLRGLSLLLLPALFTGGTGPSMLVFVVFYGLDWVATVPPTVALCREYFGESAAVVFGWVFAAHQFGAAAAATGAGLVRDRLGDYAPAWYAAGVLSIGAGVLSLLLRRGRRSVPPPSLPVPVPAGHTGAWSYRG, encoded by the coding sequence ATGACCCGAGCCCGTCTCCACCCGGCCTGGACCGTGGCCGCCGTCGCCTTCGTCGCGCTGGTCGGCGCGGCCGGCTTCCGCGCCACCCCGTCGGTGCTGCTGCACCCGCTGCACGCCGAGTTCCGCTGGCCGCTGGCCACCATCTCCGCCGCCGTCTCGGTCAACCTGCTGCTCTACGGGCTGACCGCGCCGTTCGCCGCCGCGCTGATGGACCGGTTCGGCATCCGCCGGGTGGTGGCCGGCGCGTTGGCGCTGGTGGCCCTGGGCAGCGGGCTGACCGTCTTCATGACCGCGAGCTGGCAGCTGATCCTCTGCTGGGGCGTGCTGGTCGGGCTGGGCACCGGCTCGATGGCGCTGGCCTTCGTCGCCACCGTCACCGGGCGCTGGTTCGTCCGCCGCCGTGGGCTGGTCACCGGGGTGCTCACCGCCGGTGGGACCGCCGGCCAGCTGGTCTTCCTGCCGCTGCTCGCGGTGCTGGTCCGCGACCACGGCTGGCGGACGGCGGCACTGGTGGTGGCCGGGGCCGCGTTGGCGGTCGTACCCCTGGTGGTGTGGTGGTTGCGGGAACACCCGGCGGACCTCGGCCTGCCCGCCTACGGCGCGACCGAGGTGACGCCCCGGCCGCCCTCGACCGGCGGCGCCGCCGCGCGGGCGGTGGCCGCGTTCGCCGCCGCCGCCCGGACCCGCCCGTTCTGGCTGCTCGCGGGCGGCTTCGCGATCTGCGGGGCGACCACCAACGGCCTGGTCGGCACCCACTTCGTGCCGGCCGCGCACGACCACGGCATGCCGCAGACCACGGCGGCGGGCCTGCTCGCCCTGGTCGGGCTCTTCGACATCGTCGGGGTCGTCGCCTCGGGCTGGCTCACCGACCGGATGGACAGCCGGCTGCTGCTCGCCGGCTACTACGGGCTGCGCGGGCTGTCGCTGTTGCTGCTGCCCGCCCTGTTCACCGGCGGCACCGGGCCCAGCATGCTGGTCTTCGTCGTCTTCTACGGGCTGGACTGGGTGGCGACCGTGCCGCCGACGGTGGCCCTGTGCCGGGAGTACTTCGGCGAGTCGGCGGCGGTGGTCTTCGGCTGGGTCTTCGCCGCGCACCAGTTCGGGGCGGCTGCCGCGGCGACCGGCGCCGGCCTGGTCCGCGACCGGCTCGGCGACTACGCGCCGGCCTGGTACGCGGCCGGGGTGCTCTCGATCGGGGCCGGGGTGCTGTCGCTGCTGCTGCGACGCGGACGCCGGTCGGTGCCACCACCGTCGCTGCCGGTGCCGGTGCCCGCCGGGCACACCGGCGCCTGGAGCTACCGGGGCTGA
- a CDS encoding GlxA family transcriptional regulator, with amino-acid sequence MTLVPHRIGVLALDGVVGLDLGTPAQVFGAARDADRRPLYTVDTCTPGGRPVRSSAGFRVLPDHGLDLLATVDTVVLPGLHGSAPMTDGTIDPAVTVALRAAHRRGARIMSICTGAFALAAAGLLDGLPATTHWAYADHFRRLHPTVDLDPDVLFIDAGRVLTSAGVAAGIDLCLHVVRSDHGSAVANRAARRCVVPPWRDGGQAQYIERPVPRTPASGTSTTREWARQRLHEPVTLRELAAHARMSVRTFTRHFRSETGLSPAQWLLQQRTDHARLLLETTDLSVEQVARRAGFGTTAALRQRLHTRIGVSPSAYRRTFRRADSGTRPDGSPPVPAPGSGGLRLVAEHP; translated from the coding sequence ATGACCCTCGTGCCGCACCGGATCGGCGTGCTCGCTCTCGACGGGGTGGTCGGCCTCGACCTGGGCACCCCGGCGCAGGTCTTCGGGGCGGCCCGCGACGCCGACCGGCGACCGCTCTACACCGTCGACACCTGCACCCCCGGCGGCCGGCCGGTGCGCAGCTCCGCCGGCTTCCGGGTCCTCCCCGACCACGGGCTCGACCTGCTGGCCACCGTCGACACGGTGGTGCTGCCCGGCCTGCACGGCAGCGCCCCGATGACCGACGGCACGATCGACCCGGCGGTGACCGTGGCGCTGCGGGCCGCCCACCGGCGGGGCGCGCGGATCATGTCGATCTGCACCGGCGCGTTCGCGCTGGCCGCCGCCGGGCTGCTCGACGGGCTGCCGGCGACCACCCACTGGGCGTACGCGGACCACTTCCGCCGGCTCCACCCGACCGTCGACCTCGACCCGGACGTGCTCTTCATCGACGCCGGCCGGGTGCTCACCTCGGCCGGCGTCGCCGCCGGGATCGACCTCTGCCTGCACGTCGTGCGCAGCGACCACGGCAGCGCGGTGGCCAACCGGGCGGCCCGACGGTGCGTGGTGCCGCCGTGGCGCGACGGCGGCCAGGCCCAGTACATCGAACGACCGGTGCCCCGCACCCCGGCCAGCGGCACCTCGACCACCCGGGAGTGGGCCCGGCAACGGCTGCACGAGCCGGTCACCCTGCGGGAACTCGCCGCCCACGCCCGGATGAGCGTCCGCACCTTCACCCGGCACTTCCGCTCGGAGACCGGGCTGAGCCCGGCACAGTGGCTGCTCCAGCAGCGCACCGACCACGCCCGGCTGCTCCTGGAGACCACCGACCTGAGCGTCGAGCAGGTGGCCCGGCGGGCCGGCTTCGGCACCACCGCCGCGCTGCGCCAGCGGCTGCACACCCGGATCGGGGTCTCCCCGTCGGCCTACCGTCGCACCTTCCGCCGCGCAGACTCCGGCACCCGGCCCGACGGCTCACCACCCGTCCCGGCCCCGGGCTCAGGCGGGTTGCGGCTGGTCGCGGAGCATCCGTAG